The Glycine soja cultivar W05 chromosome 4, ASM419377v2, whole genome shotgun sequence genomic sequence TTCTGtctttagatgggtgtgtgttgAAGATTAAATAATATGTATAATAAGTAGGAGACTACTCATCTATAAACTGGTTTTTGAGTGTAGGTTAGGTTGAAACCTAATAGAGAATCCATTTTTCCATGGATTTGCAACCTATGCTATTGTTGAATAATACGGTATGCTTACAAAAAGATAATGAAATGATTTAATCAATGTTAATTAATGGATCTAATGATTGGTTATTATGAGCCTTTATTTTGAGAAAAGTTGTGTCCTTAAATATATGATGGTAGTACCTTATTATTCAATGATCGAAAACCAAACTAATATCCATACTTTCATTTATTGAAGGTCCATTAAAGAATGCACTTGACTGGGCATCAAGGGCACCAAATGTTTGGGCTGCTAAGCCCGCTGCCATAGTGAGTGCTGGAGGAGGCtttggtggtggaagatcacaATATCATCTACGCCAAATTGGAGTGTTCCTcgatcttcatttcatcaacaaACCTGAGTTCTTCCTCAATGCATTCCAGCCGCCGGCAAAGTTTAACAATGATGGTGACTTGATTGATGAAGATGCCAAGAATAGGTTGAAGGATGTCCTTCTGTCCCTGAAGGAATTTACCCTTAGATTTCaaggaaaaaattgaaacaattcTGATTCCCAAAATTTGTTCAAATAAGCTTTGGATTTTGGTACATTCCTTTTAGGAATAATAGTGTGATTTGGACTCTCTGACGGCATGATAACAGTGATACGCAGAAACAAGAGAACGTGTTTGTTTTtacatttgaaatttttgtttgtaTTGTCGTCTCTTGGTTCGTTTTGTTTACTATTGGCTATTGAGTAAAGTCCACATGGTTTAAATTGTGTTTAATGATGATGAAATTCCGTTAAATAAACTACAAATGACTTCCACAATCACATATAAATTAGCCCAAGATGCATTTGTCAGTTATGTTTctaattgaagaaaaagtttAATAATTGAGAAGATCTAAATTCTTACTCACATCTATACACACTGTTATGAAAGAAGCATCTTGATAATTGCATTTAACCAATTCTGTTATAGAATTGCTGAGTTGACATTATAGCATTGGCTAGCTTAGGATATGCTGTTTGCCAATTGCcagctatttttcttttctgttattttgttattttcggAAATTTGCCTCTGTATGACAACATTTTATATGCTGTCTACATAAGCATCTATGTACAGGAAGGTATTGAAGAAAATAATACAagtttctttccattttttctCTTGGGAGGTCCCAATTTTAGATGAATTTTAGGATTATCATCTGTATTCATAACACACAAAGTTATCAAGAGTTGATATAGATGGTTAAGAATCCGAAACTTTTACCTTCTCCATGGTGTGGGCTCAAATCTTCGTAGCACCACTTTTCCTGATGGACAACTTTCCTCTACAAAATTTCATGGTACCTAGAGATTAATTGAGTAGTTACAATTGGGTGAAATTATTTATGGTTTAAACTTGTACAAGAATTCAATTTGGTACTATGAACCTGTCGGCAGAGAATCCATGCCATACCCCACAGGCCCACACCATAACTTTGACCCGGACCACtccatttattatatatatatccctCCCTGATCACCCTTGTTTCGagacaacaaaagaaaagaacgcACATTACTAGAATTTAGAAAACATGGCAGCGGTGGCCGGAGCATCCTCGTCCGTGATTAAGGTGCTGCGCTTTCGGGTTCTTTAAGGAAAAGTTCTTACAACAGAGGCCTCATTCGTTCTGGTTGGTTCCTACTTCAcactttaattttctattttattttattatttatttattggttttgattttgatattaatttatttatgattgaatTTGATAGCTATTGAGCTAAGCAAAGGTAGAGAGTCTTTAAccttttgttctacatgttccAAGTTCTGTCAAAAGCCAAAACGCTTTCATATTTGATAAACCCGAAGCTTGAAAGCAAAacccaattaaaattaattgtactttgaaaaaaaatgtttttcatccTTGTAAAACATCAATATATGAATTTTGTCGTTgcaaaattttttgtttgtttcttgtcctcataaaattaaaatatatactttttgatCCAGAATTAGGCTCGGTTGATTCTCATACCTACATGTGACTCCTTCATTTGTCCAATTGTTGATTATTctctttttatgaattttttttggggGACGTGGGGTTAAAATCCCCACAAATTACAAAAAGCTGCCACaatttttcaaattgatttaacacTCCTTCATCATGAATTTGACAAAtagtaacaaaaagaaaaaggattttGGAGCATCTAAGTTAGTGTTAGTTTTATAATTGATTGGGGCATTTGGTCAAACACTCTACGAGCATAAGTGATGTTGTCGAACTTAGCAAATTAATTGCAATTAGCAGTCACATAAACAATACGCgagcaataaaaaaaacttcaccgttaataattaaattatttcacaTTCAATTGTTATTATGGTGTATCTGGTAGAGCATTGCAACTAGAAGCACCTTCTTTGGGTTCTTGATGTGTGTATTTGGAAAATGGCCCACCGGTACCCTCGTCGCGAATGCCTCGCTCATGATGTATTTTTCAACACTGATTCGTGAATCCCTTCACCACTTGATAGTCCAATGGGCCGCACTCTTTCTCTCAAGCCCAAATGCAATGCTGGACCACCTTCTAGGTTTAAGGACTTTGTGCAAACCTAGCTTTATGACCATTAGGGTCTCTTTAGTAATTTTATTCCTAGAAGCTTCATGTACTATTATAGCTGTAGTGACAGTTGTATTTTGGACTGTTGAGTCCTGTAGCATATTTATTCCCTGTTTTTAATGAAAGGAGACATGAGAAATGCTTATTCACTTTAggtgttttcttattttaaaggaGATTTGATCCCTATCTTGAATGTGGGATTAATAGTCTAACATATTTGGTTCTTTCATTTTGATAATGCCTAAGAAATCTATCAAAGATTTGGAGGAGGCCATGCTAGCCATGGTTGTTGAAATTGAAGCTACTCAAATATGCCATGATAACTGCCACAATCAACTGCTAGTTACCATTGATACTCATCATGAGTCTTTACAGATCGTGATGATCACCATCCTAGAAAAACTTACATAGTTATCCTCAACTTCCACAACAAACACACCACCCACTACTCCCCAACCTATGCCCACCACAACCACAAATCCTTTTACTCAATCGGGTCCATTTCACCTTCATAACCCCTTTACTTCCCCAATGCCTACTACAATACCTACCCCTTTTTCCCTTACACACTGCCCCTAGCCCAAACCATATATGGCTCTGAAAACTACACCTTCTACTCTTTACTGGATATGAACCATTTGACTGGTTGTCCTAAGCGGAACAATTTTTTACCCTTTACTAGGTTCCTTTGGATCAACGAATTTCTATGGTTCAAGTGGATGCACCACAACCAACAACTATTTGACTGGGGGTCTTTTATAGCACACTTGAGCTCTATTTTGGGCCTTCAACATTTGGAAATCACCAAGCCAAGCTGTTTAAGCTCCTCCAATTGGGAACTGTGAGTGACTATCAACTTCAATTTGAGAAGCTTCACAATAGGGTCCATGGGTTAACaccaaaagtaattttaaattgtttcatTCTGGGCCTTATCCTTGAGATTTGTACTGAAATGAGCATCTTACGACCTTCCTCCCTTGCTAATGCCATTGGTTTTGCCAAACTTGTCGAGGCTAAGGTTAAGGCTTCAAAAGTCCACCCCTTTACTTGCTCCAGTCCTTTCGCAAACCAAAAACATTCTCACAACCCTGCTTCAAACCCTATTCCAAACGCCTCCCCTATTCCCTTCAAGAAACTCACCCCATCTTAGTATAATGAAAAACGCACAAAAGATTTTATGCTACTATTGTGATGAAAAATTCCATATTGGCCACAAGtgctaaaataagcaatttttTCTCCTGATTGTAGTCGAGGGTGATGAAAAAGATGAGCTTGACCTTAACACTACCCTGGAACCTATAGATCCTTCAAATACCCAACCCAACCATTTTCAACTATTACCCCAAGCCCTCACCAGAAGCCCATCTCTATAAACTTTATGTTTCCAAGGCTCCATCTTGGGTCATCCAATCAATATTGTCATTGACACCGATGGTTCACATAACATTATGCAGCCATGACTTGCCATTCATTTGTAGCTTCCAACTACACCTACACCTTTGTTTCCAGTCATGATAGGTGATAAAAACCAAATTTACTACACTGGATGATGTAAACAGGTTCTTCTTACAATGCAATCTCACTCGTTTGTACTACCATTTTTTCTACTTCCAATTCAGGGTGATGATTTGGTCTTAGGAATTGAATAGTTACAAACCCTAGAGCCAATCCTTTCTGATTTCTCAGTCCCTTACATGAAGTTTACCCACCTTGGTAAGCAAGTTACTCTACAAGGAGAATCCTCTCCTCTAGCCCAAATAGCCTTTTTTCAACAAGTGTGTCACTTAGTCCATATGGATTCAGTGgcttcctttcatcttctttCTATGGAAAACATACCCCCACCACATACTCCTTTCACTCATTTGGCTAAACATCCTCACTCCTCAGACCTCCAAGCCCttctttcagtttttttattgtgtttgaaAATACTCGCACCATTCCTCCTTCTCTCCCTCATGACCACCATATCCCTCTTTTGCCAAACACTGGTCCCATAAAAGTACGTCCTTACAAATACCCACATGCTCATAAAGAAACTATGACCAAACTCATTACTGAGCTCCTTAAGGATGGCCTTATCATACCAAGCACTAGCCCCCTCTCTTCTCTAGTGCTACTTGTAAAAAAATGATGGTACATGGAGACTTTGTGTTGATTACCGTGCTCTTAATGCAATCACTATCAAAGACAGTTTCCCTATACCCACCATAGATGAGCTCCTAGATGAACTTGGTGGTGcatcaattttttcaaagataGATTAGCGCTTGGGTTATCACCAAATACAGGTCTGATCTGAAGACACACACAAAACCACTTTCAAGACTTTCGATGGCCATTACGAATTCCTAGTAATGCCATTTGAACTAACAAACACACTATTTATGCTTCAATCTGCAATAAATGATCTCCTACGACTTTACTTGAGAAAATTagcatttgttttctttatgaCATTCTCATTTATAGTGCTAATTATGCTACTCATCTTCACCATCTCCATT encodes the following:
- the LOC114409516 gene encoding NADPH:quinone oxidoreductase-like; its protein translation is MAAVAGASSSVIKVAALSGSLRKGSYNRGLIRSAIELSKGRVEGLQIEYVDISPLPLLNTDLEVNGTYPPEVEAFRQKILAADSILFASPEYNYSVASPLKNALDWASRAPNVWAAKPAAIVSAGGGFGGGRSQYHLRQIGVFLDLHFINKPEFFLNAFQPPAKFNNDGDLIDEDAKNRLKDVLLSLKEFTLRFQGKN